The following nucleotide sequence is from Pangasianodon hypophthalmus isolate fPanHyp1 chromosome 8, fPanHyp1.pri, whole genome shotgun sequence.
aaataataatgttattatgagaaaagcatCACATTATTAGAAGAAAATGTCTCGTAACTACAAGAAAACACTCTGTGATTGGATGCTTTTCTCATACTAACAGGATGCtgatgagaattttttttcttgcatgaaAGCAAGGTGCTTCTGTGCATATCTGATATCTGTGATACTTTATCATCACAAACAGCTTAAATAAAGTGAATGCACAACCATTCTGACCTGATGAGTGTGAGTGCTAACTGTCAAGCGTACATAACAAACGTGACGCCAAACAGTGGCTCTAGTTTTGAAACACCGGAAAAAAACGAAATAAAACCACAACAACCAAACCATACTGGAAAGTCCCTGGTGTTGATATAAATCTTCACTGTGTGAACCAATCACAATGGAggaatattattacattatcagTATCTGGGGAAAAACAATTTAGAAAGATCTGATATGAAACATGAGGATGTAAAAGGATCATCACAGGGCATACAGTGTTCTTTCATTAAGTTActtataaaaaataacagtcagaaacagtttacataaaaagaatttattcatattgttgagttaattaatgtaatgtaataatatatacaatacagtgtgtacagtacagtacagctggCTAGGTAACACACAACCAAATTGTTCATACATGCGCATCGAACAGGAAAAATGCTGAACCATAGTAATTTGTCTCTGCCATTTTGCTAAATTTCTGGTCATATTAgttttagttctttaataagGTCAGGACTCAAAggtgccaattcatgtgtgaaaatgattctttatgctctctgaaccattctttcacaattttaaccctgatgaatcttgggttagggttagggttagggttaggaatccTGGAATATGGCCATGACACATCTTTCTACatggttattaaagaactaaaaagcgacacacttcattttttaagattaaaagaactgttgccaaacatataacatgctagaaacattataatcactctaataatgatccattcatagactcttatgtatttgcctattaaaatctaaacagtgacttttttttgtggCCGGgcagtacatatatatatatatatacaaacattattaaatgtaaaccAGCTTTAGTCAGCTTTTGGCTATATAATGTTCAGTAAGTCATGTGACACCAGTCACCTTTATACAGTGTTGTGCATAGGTATTGAccccccccttgaacttttccacattttgttgtgttttaccATTTGGTGTACATATGTCTAATGTTTAAAAGagcaaaatattttcatgtcttGTCTCACAGATTCTCAGTCAGACTGAGGCCTGGGCTTTGAGTGGGCCCACCAAATATGTTCAActtcttggttttgaaccactcCAGGGTAGCTTTGTCTCCATTCCTCAAGCCTGACCAGTTACCCAGTCTCTGCTGATAAAACACATCCCCACAACATGACattaccaccaccatgctgctcTCATGCTGACAAGCAGGGTTGAGTTTCTGTcaaatgtagcaaaaaaaagtttaattttaatcttATCAGAACAGAGAACCTTTATCCACAAGTTTTCTGAGGAATTcgttatggatttttttttaattgatggCTTTTTTCTTGCCGCTTTTCCTTAGAGTCCAGCTTTGTGAAGTGTCCAGACTACGTTTGTTCTGTGAACATCTTCTCCCATCTGAGCTATGGATCTCTCCATCACCTTCAGCATAACCCTGGCCTCTTGATTGCTTCTTTGATTAATCCCTTCTTTACCTGGTCACTGAACTTTCTTTCCATGGGCCATactctttccatttttataaTGGATCTAATGTGGCTCTGATTGATGTCCAAGGTTTGGGATactttttataaccaaaccctgactgatacttttccagaattGGTCAGGGACTTGTAATAAACCAAAAGCTCTTTGGTTCTCATGCtactgtttgtttaggtatgtaaGAAACTCTGgattcttccaggaacaggtgtatttatactgagttCACGTGACACTGTATTTGCACACAGGTCAACTCTATAATAACTCATTgtaccagaactaatttaggggtttcacagcaatgagGGTGAAAACCTAATTgtatacataattatatacattatattgttttgttttttttaatttaaggcactgtatatttatactcaCTGCACTACAAGGAAAGATAAGATTTATGTATTTTCAGTATTGTCACTGTTGTTAGCTGTTAATCTAGATACATATATGCACCGTATTACTGCTACATATGACTTTTCTTCTGGAAGTTACACAGCTCTAAATACAGctttaataaagttttaataataTGAGACAGATGTAGGCATATATCCCATAGTTCCCAAGAGGACTGTTATATAGGTGTTGACTTACCTTCTTTGAAGTATATATTACATGAAAAAGTTAGCATTTCTATAATTTAATATGGTATCAGGTTACTGTATGTGCTACTGTATGTTGGTACCATATATTAAATGAATGTTTGGTCTCAAATATCTTGCATTATTAAGCTCTGATATATAAGAGCTGTGTGTCAGAATCCTATATGAATATACACCTGTTCCTGTtctggctgctcccattagggatTGCCACCACGGATTaatggtctgcatatttgatttgccacagtttttacactggatgcccttcctgatgcaacccttcCCATTTTTATCCGGGCTTTGGACCTTCACTGAGAGCACATTGTTGCATGCAAGGtagggcctccatggatcggacttgtttgttcagcacatcccacagatgctcaattggattgagatctggggaatttgcaGGCCAAGttaacaccttgaacactttgtcatgttcctcaaaccatccctgggaataccgttgccatgaaggagtgtacttggtctgcaacaacgtttaggtaggtggtaggtgtcaaagtaacatccacatgaatgccaggacccaaagtttcccagcagaacattgcccagagcatcacactgcctccacccgcttgccttcttcccatagtgcatcctggtgccatctcttccctaggtaagcgacacacacacagccagccatCCAcctgatgtaaaagaaaaagtgattcatcagaccaggccaccttcttccattgctccctggtacagttctgatgctcacgtgcccattgtaggtgctttcggtggtggacagggtcagcatgggctctctgaccggctacacagccccatacgcagcaagctgcactgcactgtgtgttctgactcctttctatcatagccaacattaacattttcaggagtttgtgctacagtagctcttctgtgagattgGACcacagtgagccttgggcactcATGACCCTGTCTCTGGTTCACCggttggaccacttttggtaggaactaaacactgcataccaGAAACAGAAGACCTGCCgttctggagatgctctgacccagtcatctagccatcacaatttgggccttgtcaaagtcactaagatccttatgcttgcccattttcctgcttccaacacatcaacttccaaaactgattgttcacttgctgcctaatatatcccaccccttgacaggtgccactgtaacgagataatcaatgttattcaccaCTCTTGTAAAAGTGATTTAACAATGTCACCATTTCCGCAAATTACCTGAACGTCTGCTGAATACCTACATGCTAATTATAGCATAGTGCAAGTAACTGCATTTGAATGCcataaatttatttcaaataattaatACTATAATAGAAGTGACTTTAAGTGTCATCAATCTGGAGGCCTGTGGAAtttgaaaaacatttcttttgagTTCGGTAATTGTAAATGCTCATGTTTTTCTGgtacagtattatttttttaaagaagaaggACATTTACACAGTATCACAATTGCATTACAAATATGCatctgttgtgtgtatgtggtagtgtgttttcttttacttATACACTCtaataatgctttataaagCTCCAACACTTAAGTACCTGATGATTTAACATATTACTACATACGGTAAGTATgctaaaatagaaatataataatcCTAATTGTTTGCACATCATAGATATATTAGGGTAGAAGTcgtagagggaaaaaaaaaaagaaataataacaattttaagTGGATGACCATAAAATGTCCATAAAATAACAGCTATACTTGTATCCCACCTTATTCTTGTGAAAGTTAAGGACAtcacaaattacaaataaattaataaatcaatgaCTTTTAATGTGCTAATGAATAAACATAGAGTAGGTCATTGTTTAGTCAAGTTTAATCATTAAGAAAAAATGATAGTACATATTAGAGCTTTATTAGGCATTAttagatttgtttaaaaaaaaaaaaaaaaaaagattactgaGCACTGTTACCAAATTagcatgattatttatttttgattttagCACATCAATGTCTGATCTTCACCTTAGTAAGGAGCTGAGGATTTCTTCAGGACGTCACAGTTGGGCCTGTAAATATGACACTTAACCCTCAGCTGTGCTTCATTTATATTATTCCTCACTCATAGATTACTTTGATAAAAGTTtccaacaaaataataaacatgctgttatacaagAGAGAAAGTAAATCAAATCACTGTGTGTACTTTCTGGTTTTGTAGGTCAAAAATGTTGTCTAagctaaatgaaatattttagaataaacTAATTGACTCTCCTGAATAAAAGCACCGACGTATAAAGTCAAAATTATTCATCACacttaaattttcatttttaaaatcattttattattatttatgcattgcttcttttttttccagtggaAATGAAGTTCCCCACCCCAAACTCAAATTCTCCACTTAAGCTTGAAATAAGTTCATAATCCATAATCTAAAAGTAATTACTCCTCAGAAATACAGCAGGATTAAAAGTTTACTAATAAgaactgtgtttatttcatCAGCTAACTGATACAAAGTGTTATAAATCTgtctaattatatttatataaagattttatgtCTATTTTTACATCAATTTCTTTTACAACCAAAAGTTTAAGAGTCAGCATACATACAGAATCAAAAATAAATCCAGTTcttacaattaaaattaaattttagtgactgatgataaaaaaacagaaatttacAGATAGTTAGTATGAAATGATAAACAGCATCATTAAAACTGAGAAAGTGATCCAGGTTAAAGCAGACTGTAGGGGGCGCTAatgatttaataatgaaaataattcattCTTTAACAACTTTCAGATGCTTTATAAGCCcttcatttgtacattttttgaaAGCTGGATGTAGTATCTAAGCTCAGTTTGTCAGATTTCTACTCAAGAACTATTATAAAGCCTATAATTAAGCTATTCAACATCAGTTTCATCAAAATCCTACATAAAGCTGGTCTTACATGAAGGTAAAGGATAATTCAGATGCAGATGCACATATTAATGTCTCATTTCTCAGTAAGTGCTAACTGTTAGGAATAAAGCAGATGTTTAACAGATAAAGCCACTTCAGCAAACCCTCCAGTGTTTCTCTGCTCAAAGACCTGTAGAAATTAAGATCACGTGTGTGagcataaaaatgataacattttagcATAACTGTAGTCGAACAGAGAGCATTATGGGTAAATAAACTCTCTCTAATATGGGAAATGCAAACCAACGTGTCAAATTCAAGCTTTACCTGAGTTTATGTCGGGACCAGGATCCGTCCTGTGAACAGAAAGCAGAAATAAAGCAGATGGATGAATATCAGGTAGCaagtttaattattaattattaatagcatttaattttaataacaatttttaGATTTTCTGTATTCGTTCTGGTTAAGTCACTGACCTGAAGCTTTCTTCTTGTAGTAGATGAATCCAGCAGCTGAAAGCACGATCCCCAACACCAGCCCTGAAGCCCCGATAGCAATCTTACTCTTATCAGGTGCAGAAGCCGAGGGGTCTGTGAGAgagcaacatttaaaaaagaagcacagaatGAAGAATATAATCAGCAGCTCCGTTGCACCCTGTTTCAaacataatttcatttatttcagtttagttTAAGGTGATCAGACTCACCCCACTTATATTCCATGGGTTGTTTGAAGCTGGCGTGTTCCACCACACAGGAGATCTGCTCTCCAGATTTGGGCATGTACTCCAGATGTGAGTGGATCTGATAGTACCAGTCTCCATTAGCCATCTCCTCAGTGGACGTCTGATCTCCTTCAACCTCCTTACCGTTCCTCATCCAGGTCACTTTAATGAACTTTGGGTAAAAGCTGTAAGCGCTGCACATCAACACAGCAGGCTGGGAGCCGTGTGACTGCTTCACTGACTTCACTTCAACCTGGGGCTCAACtgcagaaacaaccacagcaccacaGACATAACACGATTCTCTGTGTTAATACAAATCATTTAATGTTTCAGATcctgtaattataattataactgtAATTAGtcatttataaaaagaaaaccatGGCTTACCTGTCTTATCAATTATAGCTGTGTAGTAGATCTGTGCATTGTGCTTACAGGTATCCACATCAGCTCGCTCTCTTTGCAATAAGTCTGTGTCATTGTTAAATCTCTCTGCATTATAAATGCCATGCCGAGTGTAGCCCTGAAACTTCCCCACTGTACTGTTAAACCAGATGTACTCAACcttgttaaaaatgtaagaaTCTATGTAAACCATATCACTTAAATCTCTGGAGCTGTATAAGCACTGAGATCTCCTCTCATTGTAATATCCATctgaaacagtaaaataaatacacttcattataacacacacacggagttaTTTAGTCTTTTTCTTTACACTTCACCCAGTAAACCCAGGTTAACCCACACATTTCATCTGGTTTAATTACTTAGGTAACAACGAAATGATCATCCagtattaaaacaataaataaacctaCTTATTGTGTCCAACATGGAGCATAACTCCAGCAGGAGACAGATCCACAGCTTTGCCATCATCTCTGACTGAAGGAAGTGAGTGAGATGAGAGAAGTCAGTGTGCTgtgtactcacacactcagtgtcattacactgaccaatcacacgcTGCAGAGATACTGCGTCATCAGTTACCACTTCACACATCTCACTTATTCAAGCTTTAACACATCCTCTTAATATTCCTCACAGAAGCCCTAAGAGGCCtgtattattaatttcatttctttcttgtgTTCTCGGGATCATGACTTAATTTTCTCGTAATCTCAACATAACAAAAGTTTTCTCGTAATCTTTACAtaataaaagttgttttctcatgaCCACGACTTAATTTTTTCGTGATCTTGACATAATAAAAGTTTTCTCGTAATCTTTACAtaataaaagttgttttctcatgaCCATGACTTAATTTTTTCGTGATCTTGACATAATAAAGGTTTTCTCGTAATCTTTACAtaataaaagttgttttctcatgaCCACGACTTAATTTTCTCATGATCTTGACAtaataaaagttgttttctcatgaTCACCACTCGAGAAAATCTCGTGCCTTGTCACTGGGACTGGTGTTGCATGAACATTGGCGTCTTCGCCATCTCCATCATAAATGTAATAACTGCCTGCTGTAGAGATGGATTTTATCTCTGCATTAAGAGAGAGGTGTAGACCTGACAGTCTTCTCCTCAAGTGTAGGCCACTAATGTGGAAGTTATCAATTTCTGACAGACAAAGCGCTATTTCAGCCTGAGtgagaaaataagaaagaaaataataataatgcaaaatttCTAGTTAAATGTTATATGTAAACCTTGCACCAGTATGGGTCTTTAAACTAAAGTAACTGATCAACTGATCCAGTACACAttgtaaaatgtgattttcaaagaaaaaattaacattttgcaataTTGTACACTGTATATTTCATGAAGCATTACATGCAGATAGATTTGTatatcatgttttttctttattttctttattgacAACAGCTGCATAACAAAACTTtgagttatatataaaataataagtacaactttgagataataagtcaaAAGTTtgagttaaaatgttaaaatgtccaCATTGCTTTtgccaaaaataaagaaaaagcatCTTTAGCATTTTTCTACCTGGTGAAAATGGGCTTCCATATATAAGTGTTGAGTTAAAgataatgctaaataaaatgtttatttgtgcaGTTTCATTAAAATTGGATCATTTGCAGCATAAAATGTAATGATTGTGCTGCTCAACTTATCTAATAAACATGTtacatgagtttaaaaaaataatgtttatctTACTGAGATTATGTATAGGTCATTTTTCTCCCTGCACATTAACAAGAAACAAGGATTATTTTGCTTTATGCCTGTCTCATTCCCTCTGTCTCTTATTTACACTCGCAACTCTGACCTGCCATCAGGACCATCCgctttttttagattttatgttACTATCTACATTATAATTTTCATTTATGAGTGTCtacattatataatttttattacaattacatcaatatttttcttgttctttctttccatccagTTCTCAGTGAGAGCTGTCTCTTGTGCCtatgtggaggtgtgtgtgtgtgtgtgtgtgtactgtactgtattgcattgcattgtacactgaaataataataagcaattttaaaatgctttaaaataagCCTACCTAAATTAGTCAATATAGTCAATAATACATAATTAAGCCTGCGTTGCTTGAGGTCCCGAGTGTGTACGCGTAATGTAGTTTGCCATGACAGCGGCCATTTTCTCCACCTCAGCCTATTGACCCTGTGGTGGTGGGCGTGGCTTCTGAACTCGATTTGCATATGGGTCTGAGGAACTTCAAACTGATTTTATTTCGAGTGTTATGGAAGGGTTCTTTTCAATATtacttgttttgtgtttgttttaaggcTTAAGGCTCTTGAGTTATGAAAAGTTTTGCAATATCAAGAATTttggtaaagttttttttttagtttttctctttgtgtttctcagtcagtgGTATGTGTGAGCAGGACGAAGTA
It contains:
- the LOC117597854 gene encoding H-2 class II histocompatibility antigen, E-S beta chain; this encodes MCEVVTDDAVSLQRVIGQCNDTECVSTQHTDFSHLTHFLQSEMMAKLWICLLLELCSMLDTINGYYNERRSQCLYSSRDLSDMVYIDSYIFNKVEYIWFNSTVGKFQGYTRHGIYNAERFNNDTDLLQRERADVDTCKHNAQIYYTAIIDKTVEPQVEVKSVKQSHGSQPAVLMCSAYSFYPKFIKVTWMRNGKEVEGDQTSTEEMANGDWYYQIHSHLEYMPKSGEQISCVVEHASFKQPMEYKWDPSASAPDKSKIAIGASGLVLGIVLSAAGFIYYKKKASGRILVPT